TCAAGTATTAATTTGCTGGTTTGAGCAGTAAAATAACCATCCTTGGTGCATTAGGGGAGAATGAACTACATCAAAAAGATCGGTTGCAGAGACCGGGATCTTTTGTTGGTGATCTAGAGCGGTTTGTCACCAACACCAGTTGAGCTGGGGGTGTTCTGTAAAAATCTCAGAGCAGCTTATAAACTAATTTACAATGAATTCCTGGAGAAAGTGTTGCTTTCCTCTTATAAATGCAGACATGTGGGAGTGTCTGTTCTTCACTCgctctttttctatttcttttttaagctagCAAGCCACACGAGCATGATGGATGGGATGCTCTATGGAGCGTGGGATCTTCCCCCATCCAGCAGGGATGTCATTCTCTGTGCAGATGGCATCCTCCAGTGGAAGCCACCCactgcttctctgcctctttggAGACCTGAACTTTTCCATTTGATGGGAAGGAAGCTCATAGCTCCCTGCTGACTGCTGGGAGTTAAGCGAGCAATCAATGACATGAGACCTTAGGAGGGAAAAGgcgactttattttaaaataaaattaatttcgcTCATTCACAGTTGTACCCACCTGCTCACGAGCACCAACACGGGGATCTCCAAGTGGTCTGTCTGGCATTTGGGCATCAAGACACCTGTGTCCAGTTGGTCTGGACAGGATTCCTTGCAATGACACAGCAGACAAGGAACGCCAGATATCAGTGGGTCTCTTGGACAGCTTGGCAACCATGTGATGGCTTTGGGTCTGCTTTCTTACATCCCTTGGGGGCTAAGAGTGATGGTGATCTCTTGTCTCTGCTTCCTGTCCCTTCTCTGTGAGTCGTTAGGATTTACTCACTGCCCTTTGTGTCTTTATCTGGATGTTTTAAGGCTCCTACCCCATTCTCTGTTCTTCCCCAAATCATCTCTTAATGGCTTGAGTCTCTGGCTTGAGTCTTTGTTGATGCAGATTGTCCCTTGTTTCAAGATGTTCCTTGTTTTCCAACCTGAGAAGCCGCAACTAAGTGTGCTGAGATCTTGAGGACGTGCTAAATCACTGCCCTCGGCACAGGCTGTTTATTAcgccctgctttcctcctggtGCTTCCATACTCGTTCCCATCCATTCTTCGCTCAGATCACACTCAACGTATGTATTACTGCGTTGCAGACTGTGCGTAAAGGATTGTCTTCTGgctttgtgtgcatgtgtaacACTGCACAGAAGGAGCCAAGGGACTGATCCTGGATCGAAACTGAGTGATCAGAAGCCTGAATGGAGCTGACATTGTAGCCCTGTAGCTCAGATCAGTGTGAAGAGTTTGGGAACTGCTTGTCTAACCAAGTCACTTGTGTGCACAAGTGCTCGGAGAGCTCCTGTTCACAAGTTGGCAGCTCACGTCCGGGTGGTCAGAGCGTAACGCTGCCAGGACCAGCGCTGAGCGCGGATGGGGAGTGGCCGCTTGCCTTGGCGCGCTCCTGGCTAGTGAGCATCTGAACTCGGGTCGGGGCTTACAGGTCTGCCCAACGCagatcagcagcagctctgggctggtTTCGTACAGGTCTGCAGCAACTGGTGGTGTCTGGGGCCACAAACCGTAAGAAGCTGAGTCTCTCCAAAGAGTTTTTGCTCTAAATTAGCAAGAAAAGTTGCTAGCATTGGCAGGGAGTGGGTGGTGGTACCTCATTTGCCCTCGACCAGAGGGTTTTGAGGCCGATCCACTTCTCTGTAGTCTCCTAAATGCACAGTGAGCATCTTCTGTGAAAGGCTGAGCTTGCTTCCCTTTGTTAAATGGCTCGTGTGGTACGGATGCAGGGTGGGGTGGATTTGGGGCATCATTCTCAGCTCCATGTGCTCTCTCTGTTTCTTGCTGCAGGTCCCCCAGAAGAAAATGGTGTAAggccagccagcacagctgccgcTTCCAATCGCAGCGTGCCCAGACCTCAGGGAGTAACatggcagcagctcagggacCAGGAAGCAGTTCGGCCGGGCCATCCGGACTCTCCGGTTCTGCCCTGGGGCACAGCAGCAACTCCACAGCAGTGGCGGTGTGGGAATGGCAGGATGAATTTGGCAGGTGGAGGCCGTACCGAGGGAACGTCTGCAGCTACATTGAACAGGTTTTTCAGGCCTCTCAGCAGAAGGGCCGGCGTTCGGGGTCGGGGATTGTCAGCAGCATCCCTTTGGGACACGCGGATCCTGTCTTGGCCCCCTACGTCATCGATATCCCAAGCTTGATGCAGTTCCGGCAGGATACAGGTAAGGGAGATTCCCTGCCTGTGTTGGGGTTTTGATGAGGCTGCTTGCATGCGTGGAGATAAGCAGGACCTTGTTCTGCACAGGAGAGCCCTACAAAGccctgctgtcactgctgggcAGTTCTTTGATGGGCGGCTTGTCTGCTTCTCTCCTGATGCTGTCTGCTGTCCAGCATGTTAGCACGTGAGCAAATCAGTGTTGGCTGGCATGAATCTGCAGGGCTGGGCGCAGGCAGGCGGTGGTGATCTCTTAAGGAGCCTCATCACGGCACCTCTGGAGCTCAGAGCTTGTGAGCCAGAGCCCTCGGAGCTGCTGCAAACTTTCTTCCTGCCCCCACCCACATCCATTCAAGACCACTTGCATAAAAAGGCCTTTTTACGATTCAAACCCTCCCATTTGAATCCCTTGTTCCCTCTGCGACTGGAGTGCCAGCTGCTTTACCTTGGCATGCCGCCCTGCGCAAGCTGCTTTGCGAAAGCCTGCAGCCCCCGCAGAACGCCGTAATGCTGCAGCAGAATATTCCCCGCACTTGTGCTATATGAGGCTGGTTTGCTTCCTCCCAGGGAGGAAAGGCGGGCTGGTCTTAATAGCAGTATTGAGACCTAATTTTCATTCTCATCTCTCTTGGGGTCACTGAGGCTAGCAGCTCAGAATTTGCTGAGATGACTCCTaccctctttttttccagatgtgCTGAGCAGCTGTAGCTTAGGGGTCAGGGGGGGAAAGCATGCTCTTCATCTCTGGAAAATCCAAGGAGATCCCAAGTTACACACCCCGAATGAATGGCTGCTTTGGAAAATTCTCTCTGCATCAGTTTCCCCTTTGCCAACATTTTTCCCAGCACCACAGGACACAGTCAAGCATCACTCCAAACTTTAGAGATGGGCAGTGCTCTGGTTTCTTGCCAATTGAAGCAATAAGTGAGCGATATCTTGAATCAACTGCACAATTGGGCAGTTTCTACAGGAAGGGGAAGTGGTTGGAGCAAATGTGAGTGGTCATCACAGCTGCATCCGTGTTTTTATTCTGACTTGGTGACCTTAGGGGTGTCCTGGGTGAGGAGCTTTCTTAGCTGGATGCCTTGGCAGGTCTGGCTCAGCATGGCCTGTTTGAGCACCTGGAAGCCCTGCTGAGGCTATGACTTAGAGCAATACATTATGGACCACCAGAGCTGGCAccagcagctgtttctttctcGTTTTCTTCGCACCAAACTTGTGAAGGAACCTTCCAGCCTCTTGTCCTTTCAGCCAGTGCTCCAGCACATGGGCAGCAGTCCCGGGCCATCCCTTGTCAGGAAATGGCCCACTTTGGTGAGGGTGAGCATAGCGCCTGTGGGAGACTGAAAGATGTGTCCCAGCGTGAATGGGACATCCTTCTCCAAGAGTGGAGCTGTCTCTCCACAAAGTTCTTGTATCTCTTTAGACCCCTGTGAAAGATCTCAAAACACCTAGCAAATATTGTCCATCACAGGATGGTTTGGAGTTGGTCATCTCTGGGGGACAGCCCAATACAATTTTGGAAATTATGTTGGCTGGCATGATCTCATCTTTCCTTGGATGAGATCTGTGGTTGAGTTGTTAATAACAAAAAGGCTGATTCCACTTCACAGCTCTCCTGCAGCATTTCCCACCGATTCGGAGGGATGCTGGTCAGTGGCCAGGTCTGTGAGCCTCCCTCCACAGGTACCTGTGTGCTCTGCAACGTGACTATTGGTAACGCTCTCATATCCCCTTTCAGTGGCCCAGTTCTAAGTAaacctttttctctctgcagggctctgccttaAACGTGAACCTTTCTGAGCAAGCAGCCAGCTGACCTTTGTCATGTGCTGGAGAAAAGAATCTCTGCAGGAAACATCCCCATGAAAAATCtttaaacagagcaaaaaataGGCTGTTGTATTCTGCTCATTAGCTATTAGACAGACAAATAGGCTCTTCAAAGGAAGCCAGGGAGAATAACAGGAAACCAGTGTTAACGGGACCAGCATCCCCACCAACGGGGAATGACAGCTGTGCGGGGGGATCTTGCGGACAGGATTAGCCGCGGTCTTCAGCTGCTGGTGGAGGCAGATTAGCTGGGAGTGAATGCAAGGGAGCAGCAGGAGTTGTCCTCTCGCCACAGCTGTTTGCCCACCCTGGAGAGGAATGCCAGtttccctgccagcctgggggaaGGGGGATGTTTTCCAAATGTGTGGCTTTGGTCTTGTTATTGACTCCTAAAAGCTCTTCTCCCTGATGCTGTTTTGGGATGTTAAAAATACAGGTTGCTTACAAACTCCTTAAGTCCTCTGTGTGCTGCTTTTAGCTTCTGACCTGCCAATGGAGCAGGGGCAGCCTTGCTAATCTCCTCTGAGATGTGTCCTGCTGGGCTTTCTGCCACCTTGCTTTACCCGTGGTGTCCCCTTTCTCCTGGGAGCAGGTTCCCTGCACTCATCTCTGAATGTAGTTCATTTCTCACCATCTCACTTCCAGCCCAGTCTTGTCCCCAGCCCTCCTTCTGCTCAGGGGGTCATCCCTGATGTTGCCCACCTGTTGAGGCCATAGGTTGTGTGTTTCTAAAATTTGGCAGGACTTGTTTGCTGGATAGGAGCAGTTGCTGCTAGAGTTTGCTCTTGGCTGTTTCATCTGCTTTCCCACGTAAGGTGTTGATTCCTGGCTAGGGAAAGTCAGCTTGGTTCTGCTGACACCTTCTGCCCTCACTTCTGCCAGAGGAAGGTCTAGTCCCACAGGCATCCCTGGCCTTTGTGGTTGAGCTGTTGGGTTCAATCCCAGCTCTTATGGGAGAGGTTGCTGTGTTTCACTGGCTGCTAGTAGCTTTTTAGGGGTGCTGATGAGATGTTGTCTGTTGAATGGCGTCACTGTAGAGTCCAACTCTGCAATAAGCAGGACACTTggtgctgctctggctgctgaagCAGCAGGTTGAGAGTAAGGGCTGGACCTTTCCTGGCTGCTCATCCCCTGCCTGGGCTGAGGCAAGCCATTCCAGTCCCCAGAGCCTTCAGCTCCCCAGCAGAAATGCGAGTCCTGCCGTTCCTTGGTATGGCACGTTGTGCCTTTGAGAGACCCTCAGCCTTTATGTCAGCTCTGGAGCTCAGATCTGTCTTTCTTGGTTTAGTTTCTTCAGTGACACGTGGGACATACCCGCACCCCAGCGCAGGGTCTCGTTATGGTCTGGTCACCTAAGCGCTGTGCAGAAACCACCAGCACCATTTACAAAGAAGCCCAGGAGTGAACAGGAGCAGAGATGTGACTTTCATGCTGTCGAGCAGAATTTTTAGCAGCAAGGAGGCAGTTAATGCCCTTATAGTTTTAGTCAAGTCCTAGTAATTTCTGCAATATCCCAATACTATGGGGTAGAAAGGACAGCAGTGGGAGGCAGAGATACTCGAGCCAGCATTCAGCCAGCCAGAACCTAAACACAGGTAGCAATTGGATTTTGGCAGTGTGGAGTCCCTCGTGGGCTGTCCTCCCTCTTCCTTGGGGTGTGCTTGTTGGGTGTAAAACTTGCTTGGATTGCCTGCCCCCCACAGAGCCACCAGCAATATTCTGGGGCAGTTCTCGCTGGGCTTTAGGTGTGGATACTGTTTTTTACCTGTGGTCCTGGAGCTTAGGGTCATAACTCTCATGACCACATgaggctttattttatttttttttctgttcttctctgaacTCCACCTGTGTCGTAACGACTTGCTGCATCCCTGTTCGCCCCCACCTGCCTGCGTCCCTGGACTTGCTTGCCCCGCGGCATTTCCTGCTCTTCTTTCTCAGTGCGGAGTGCTGCTGAGgattttcccagcagcagcagttttgacCCTGCTGCAGGAACCCATTTTTGCAGAGGTTGCAGAGCTTCTGTCCTGTTGGGTGGCTTACCTCCTTCTCATtaggctttttcttttgtaaagaaaggaataaaataaccAGGAGTGAAGTCACCCTGGGGAGCCAGGCTTCCAGGGGGTTTCGagctcctgctgttgctgtcGAGTGGCCTTGCAAGAGCAGCGtgtctgctttcatttctcttcctttgtctGAACAGCTGCTCTCTCCAGTTTTCAAATTACTTTGTTGTCTTCTCCTCTGCTTGCTATATCTGCCAGCAGTCAGGAGCCTGGAGAAGCTGACCTGTCCATCCTCTCCAAAGTCCTCGTCTTGGCCCTTGAGAGACTTCACCCACTACCCCAGGAGCAAAATTGCCCAGACCCTTGTGTAGCGAAGTGGGTGTTTAGCCCCTTAAGTGCTTCTGCAAAGCACTTCCCGATGGTGTCGTGTCTCTATAGTTACTCTGTTGTCAAGGCTGtgggagttgttttttttaaccagatCTGTGCCTCAGCCTGaggcctgttttttttttttttaacttttttttttttaacgtcagGGAGGCATATGTGATCGCTGTGCCTTTGTGCTTGGGTGTGTCTGTCTCTGcatcctctctccttccctcctttcccacccTTCCTCCCAGCAGCTTTTGAACCTGTTGCCAGCCCACAATCAGATTTGGCAGAGGGACAGGGATCCTGGGGGTATTGCGTTTCTCTAAGCTCCATGAGCAAACCCAGCCCTGTCGGGAAGAAAAAGACTGCTAGTGGCCCTGTTGAGGGAGAGGTGAGGAAGACCACCCTGATGTAGACACCACAGATCTGTGTAGAAACAAGTTCCTGAGACCAGGTCCACCTTACTTCTCTGctcacaaaattattatttttttttttcctcccctccccacgcaGGGACAATGCGGGCTGTCCGCAGGCACCTCTTCCCTGGGGACTCTGCCGCCGGGCAGGGCATCATCTGGGAGTGGCAGAACGATGAAGGCGGGTGGTCCCCCTACGAGATGAACGTCTGCGTGTTCCTGGAGCAAGCCCGTGCCACGAACCACCAGCGAGTAGATCTCGGACCTTTGGGCTACAACTATGAAGTTGACTTTGTGGCTCAAGTCCAGACCAACAAGACCACGAAGTTCCGCCGCGGTGTTCAGAGACGCTTGGACGCCCCGTACCCGGTGACAGCCTCCCCGGCGCCCCTTCACACGGGGGTGGCTTGTTcctgccagcagtgctggctaaATGGTGGGGCTGGTCCCATCACCACGCGCTACCGGCACTCCATGATAAACTTTCCCAATTCTTCCACTACTACTCATCAGGTTTCCGGTAGGACAGCGTCAGTAAGTTCTTCCAGCGTCGGCTTTGTGCCCTATAACAAACCGACTTTGTCTGGAGCAAGGTCAACACCAAGACTCAATGCACAGAGCACCTGGGCTTTGCCTCAAGCTGGGGGCCCCAGCACAGGACTGTCTGCATCTAATGGAGTCAGGTACAGACTCTAATTCACCTtaaaatactgtgcatgtgtccgAGAGACCTGCTGTGCTCAGATCTTTGTTATCTAGGAGTCTCTCTGTCCCAGAGGACTTTACAAGGGTCTTCTCCCTGAACTGAGAGACGTGTTCATGCCTTTGTGTCCAGTACAGTGGATGAGAAGGTTTCTCCTCtggttttcccttcttttctcccacTTGAAATCTAGTCCCTGTCTACTAGTCTCCCTGAACCACTGGAGAAAGCAGTCGGGATGAGGTACTGCAGGTTTGAGGAAATTGAAGGTGATTGGTGGCATTTCTGGTTACACTTAAAAACAACTTTGAGGAGAACTGAGTGAATGAAAAGGGGACTTGTGAACACCCTTACTAAATTCGAAATATGCAGTAAACATGAAGTGGAAAACTGCTCTGTGTTCAAAGCTCTTCCCCTTTGAGGAGGGACCACAGGACTCACTGTGTGTGGCTAAGACCTCGTGAGTTCTCTGACAAAATCATGAAGTCCATATTGGACATTTTTAAGGtgaacaagcagggaaaaaacaacCCTAAGACACAGATTTgataaaggattttttaaatccaTTGTGAAGATGTTTAGAAAACCAAATCAGTAGTTTACTTTCCCCTTCCTTTGACACCTTGAACCATATTGATCCCTCTCTATCTGAAACCAATGGGGTGACACTAGCAATTTGAGCGGTGTCCAGGCTATTCGTCAGGCTAAACGCTGATGCAGAGCAGAGATGCCACTGGATAATCATGGAAGAGGTTCATTTTGCACATGTTGAGGTGTTGTGGGGCTTCACTGTTGCAATGTTGGAGGACTGGAAGCACAAGCAGGACACTAAGCAATTTAAAATCAAGCTAAGCCTCGCCTTGTGAGGGTTGCTTGCCATGTCCTTTCCCTTCACCTTTCTTCAGTGACCCTCTCCTGGCTGGGTGCTCAGGGTGGGCTCTGGCTCCCTGGAGGGAGCTCGTTACTTTGAAGGAAGGACTGGCAGTTGTTGTGGTCCTAGCTGAGGTCTAGCTCTCCTCGGTTCTTTGAGCTGTCACCCCTCTAATGCTCCAGCTTGTATGGATGGGTCACCCGTGCTGGCTGCTGATCCATTTTCACCATGGCTCTTCTCTGACAGGGCTGAAACTGGTGTGCATCTCGCAGCACAGGATTTCAGCTCCCATCGGTGAGTGGCTGGAGCCAAAGGAGGGCTGTGTTTGCACCTTGCCAGTGTGGGAGGAAGGGTTTCACTTCTCGCCAGGCCTTTCGCCTATTGCCAGCTAAATGAAAAGCAGAGTCTTGTGGGCTGACAGCTCAGCTCCTCTCCACGGCATGGGCTGCTAGGCCAAGCAGCGGTCGGTTATCCCCTGTGGGCTGGAGTAGGGCTGTGGCACTGGGCTCCCATGGGGATTTTGGGGCTGGGGAGATCCGTGTCACCCTTGCAAAGTGGGGCATTTCTCTCCGCGTTCTTGTAGGATGGCATCTGTGAAGCCTGGACACCCAAACCAAGCCAGATCGCCACTAATCAGCTTTCAGGGTCTTAACTCTTTCTGTGCACAAGCCTTTACTAGCAGAGGTCTTTGTGGCCTGTCCGGTGATGCTTGCACCGAGTATCTCCCACCATTAAACCAAGGACCAAGCAAGGGCTGTCCGACTGCTCCCTCCATTTGTAAACTTCTGGAAGTGAATGGAGCAGTATGTGCATTTCACCGTAAATAATCCAGGTGCTGAACTGCTGTGTGAGCACCTGAGAAACTAAAGGGGAACTTGCCAGGGCTGATTTACCTGTCCAAGCTACCCTGAGTAAATACAGAGATAAGAGATCTAGAAGGGTGTTGAAAGCACATTCTGCTAATTACGTGAGGCACAGGGGGTTGAGATTTATTTTGAatcttgtttgtattttaagcaAGATGGTGAATCTTCAGATATTTTCCTTAGAGTCATATCAGGACTTTCCCTCTTTGGGGTCATCTGAGTGAAATGACTTCCCGCATCCTGTTCTTCTTTCTCACGGTCTTTTTCTGGTGCTTTCTTTGCACCTGGTGATTTTCTTTTGTGGCATCTTAAGCATCCGCAATACTTCTCTGTTCCAGTCACCTTTGAATAGGGCTGAGAACCAGAGCTCGGTACTGACTGCAGGAGCCCTGAGTAAGGCTTTTGAAGTCTCCTGAAGAAGCTGCCAAATTTCCCCCTCTTGCAGGAGCCGCTGGTTGGTGTGTGGAGCTGCCGGGCTGCCTGGAGCCTGTGTCCTTCCCCAGAGCCTCAGAGTGATTTGCAAAGTGACTCTCGGGGTGGGAACTgctgattaaaaacaaagagcCAAACGCTGCAGCAGTTGCCCCGCAAGCCTGTCTGGAGCCGATCAGGGTCTGGGTATGTTGTGTGCGACTGATGGGGGGACAGGCTGTCCTGAATGGAGGGAGGATGGGAGATAGATGTTAGAGAGGGATGGCTCAGGATCCTTGCCGTGAACTGAGCCCGCAGCCCGGGTGATGCTGGCTAGGAGGAGAGGGACAGCCAGGAGGAGATCTGTGGATGCCCAGCCAGGGCGGCTGGGGAGGAAATTGTCGTGGCAGCCTGCTGGGCTGGGtcccgggagctgctggggcagcgggCAGCTCTCGGAGGCTGGTTAAACCCTCTGACAGGCAagtgctggcagggcttgtgctgGATTAATGCAACAGCCCTCCAGGGCTGGCATATGCTCCCACGCTCCCCGCtcagctgctccagcttggacCCTTCTTGAGCACTGCTGAAGGTGGCTTTTGTGGCAAGAGCATCTGGTCCTCTCCACGATGgccagcctggggacagcagcacagggcagagccTTCCCAGAGCGCTGGGACTGCTGCGGTGCCGGTGGCGGCGTTGGCCGTGGATGAGCAATGCCATGGCTGGTCGAGGTCTGGCTGTCGCAACCTGTTTTGCAGCTCAGCTGTTTGTGGTGTGCAAGGCGTGAGGTGGCTGGTATCTTGGCAATAATCCCTGGCCGAGCCAGCCTTTCTAGGGGATGCGAAGGGATTGTATGGTTAAATCTTTGCTGGGGACGGTGGAACATCCGTGTGTCTGTGCCATGCGGAGAAGGCGGCAGCTCTTTGGACGCTTGGAAGGGAGCATGCAAGTACTGGCAGACTTGTGGGACAGGCACCCTCTGTGcaaaccctgcacccccagctgTGAGCCTTGGTCCCTGCTCTCCTGGCTGCCGGCTCTGTCCCCGCTGGGGTGCGAGCATGCCCTGAGCATGGGTGTGCTGCCCGGGCTTGCCGTGGCAAGTGTGACGTGAACCCTTGGCAGGACCCGAGCCTGGCCCAGACGTCGGGATGCTGCTGGGCACTTGCCTGGCTACAGGGCTTGTCTGGGAGGTGGTTTTGCAGGCAGGATGTTATGAGCTGTCTCCATCTCTACAACTGCCTTTCTGTTCATTAACACCGGTGTTTTCCATTAGACATATCTGTGGAAGGCTCTGCTTTCCTTACCCCCCACCCCGACAGGAGCATGCGTGGATTGCAGATCCAGCCCGTGGTCGTGTGCTGAG
This DNA window, taken from Mycteria americana isolate JAX WOST 10 ecotype Jacksonville Zoo and Gardens chromosome 15, USCA_MyAme_1.0, whole genome shotgun sequence, encodes the following:
- the DTX2 gene encoding putative E3 ubiquitin-protein ligase DTX2 isoform X1, with translation MTQQTRNARYQSPRRKWCKASQHSCRFQSQRAQTSGSNMAAAQGPGSSSAGPSGLSGSALGHSSNSTAVAVWEWQDEFGRWRPYRGNVCSYIEQVFQASQQKGRRSGSGIVSSIPLGHADPVLAPYVIDIPSLMQFRQDTGTMRAVRRHLFPGDSAAGQGIIWEWQNDEGGWSPYEMNVCVFLEQARATNHQRVDLGPLGYNYEVDFVAQVQTNKTTKFRRGVQRRLDAPYPVTASPAPLHTGVACSCQQCWLNGGAGPITTRYRHSMINFPNSSTTTHQVSGRTASVSSSSVGFVPYNKPTLSGARSTPRLNAQSTWALPQAGGPSTGLSASNGVSAPKLPVKMPKPSKVNQALAGMTAILMSAAGLPVHLTCVPQAASTHKATKKHSSVKEGRKVSKKATPTEPEAVVKRYLEEVKGSPADEDCIICMEKLSSPSGYGDACECSTIKPETVGRLTNCQHSFHMLCMLAMYSNGNKDGSLQCPSCKTIYGEKTGTQPKGKMEVSTFPQSLPGHKDCGTIQIVYHISRGIQGPEHPNPGMPYTARGFPRYCYLPDNEKGRKVLELLRVAWKRRLIFTVGTSSTTGESNTVVWNEIHHKTEMDTNLSGHGYPDPNYLDNVLAELAAQGVTEDCLRQ
- the DTX2 gene encoding putative E3 ubiquitin-protein ligase DTX2 isoform X2, coding for MTQQTRNARYQSPRRKWCKASQHSCRFQSQRAQTSGSNMAAAQGPGSSSAGPSGLSGSALGHSSNSTAVAVWEWQDEFGRWRPYRGNVCSYIEQVFQASQQKGRRSGSGIVSSIPLGHADPVLAPYVIDIPSLMQFRQDTGTMRAVRRHLFPGDSAAGQGIIWEWQNDEGGWSPYEMNVCVFLEQARATNHQRVDLGPLGYNYEVDFVAQVQTNKTTKFRRGVQRRLDAPYPVTASPAPLHTGVACSCQQCWLNGGAGPITTRYRHSMINFPNSSTTTHQVSGRTASVSSSSVGFVPYNKPTLSGARSTPRLNAQSTWALPQAGGPSTGLSASNGVSAPKLPVKMPKPSKVNQALAGWWKSLEASMTGLMTATPTEPEAVVKRYLEEVKGSPADEDCIICMEKLSSPSGYGDACECSTIKPETVGRLTNCQHSFHMLCMLAMYSNGNKDGSLQCPSCKTIYGEKTGTQPKGKMEVSTFPQSLPGHKDCGTIQIVYHISRGIQGPEHPNPGMPYTARGFPRYCYLPDNEKGRKVLELLRVAWKRRLIFTVGTSSTTGESNTVVWNEIHHKTEMDTNLSGHGYPDPNYLDNVLAELAAQGVTEDCLRQ
- the DTX2 gene encoding putative E3 ubiquitin-protein ligase DTX2 isoform X4, which gives rise to MTQQTRNARYQSPRRKWCKASQHSCRFQSQRAQTSGSNMAAAQGPGSSSAGPSGLSGSALGHSSNSTAVAVWEWQDEFGRWRPYRGNVCSYIEQVFQASQQKGRRSGSGIVSSIPLGHADPVLAPYVIDIPSLMQFRQDTGTMRAVRRHLFPGDSAAGQGIIWEWQNDEGGWSPYEMNVCVFLEQARATNHQRVDLGPLGYNYEVDFVAQVQTNKTTKFRRGVQRRLDAPYPVTASPAPLHTGVACSCQQCWLNGGAGPITTRYRHSMINFPNSSTTTHQVSGRTASVSSSSVGFVPYNKPTLSGARSTPRLNAQSTWALPQAGGPSTGLSASNGVSAPKLPVKMPKPSKVNQALAATPTEPEAVVKRYLEEVKGSPADEDCIICMEKLSSPSGYGDACECSTIKPETVGRLTNCQHSFHMLCMLAMYSNGNKDGSLQCPSCKTIYGEKTGTQPKGKMEVSTFPQSLPGHKDCGTIQIVYHISRGIQGPEHPNPGMPYTARGFPRYCYLPDNEKGRKVLELLRVAWKRRLIFTVGTSSTTGESNTVVWNEIHHKTEMDTNLSGHGYPDPNYLDNVLAELAAQGVTEDCLRQ
- the DTX2 gene encoding putative E3 ubiquitin-protein ligase DTX2 isoform X3, which translates into the protein MAAAQGPGSSSAGPSGLSGSALGHSSNSTAVAVWEWQDEFGRWRPYRGNVCSYIEQVFQASQQKGRRSGSGIVSSIPLGHADPVLAPYVIDIPSLMQFRQDTGTMRAVRRHLFPGDSAAGQGIIWEWQNDEGGWSPYEMNVCVFLEQARATNHQRVDLGPLGYNYEVDFVAQVQTNKTTKFRRGVQRRLDAPYPVTASPAPLHTGVACSCQQCWLNGGAGPITTRYRHSMINFPNSSTTTHQVSGRTASVSSSSVGFVPYNKPTLSGARSTPRLNAQSTWALPQAGGPSTGLSASNGVSAPKLPVKMPKPSKVNQALAGMTAILMSAAGLPVHLTCVPQAASTHKATKKHSSVKEGRKVSKKATPTEPEAVVKRYLEEVKGSPADEDCIICMEKLSSPSGYGDACECSTIKPETVGRLTNCQHSFHMLCMLAMYSNGNKDGSLQCPSCKTIYGEKTGTQPKGKMEVSTFPQSLPGHKDCGTIQIVYHISRGIQGPEHPNPGMPYTARGFPRYCYLPDNEKGRKVLELLRVAWKRRLIFTVGTSSTTGESNTVVWNEIHHKTEMDTNLSGHGYPDPNYLDNVLAELAAQGVTEDCLRQ